One region of Baekduia soli genomic DNA includes:
- a CDS encoding protein kinase family protein produces MTANVLAVHFVAADAGDLAEMFGGQTGDEIDKFPRCSWELGPEAVPVISRLDHWFAGRICRRLDRPGTAGEPLRLGDALLGRGVFGATSSAARLVVMPTRSSSAAPRIRAR; encoded by the coding sequence GTGACGGCCAACGTCCTCGCGGTGCATTTCGTGGCTGCCGACGCGGGTGATCTCGCCGAGATGTTCGGCGGCCAGACCGGCGATGAAATCGACAAGTTTCCGCGATGCAGCTGGGAGCTCGGTCCGGAAGCGGTGCCGGTGATCAGTCGTCTTGATCACTGGTTTGCCGGACGCATCTGCCGCCGACTAGACCGCCCCGGCACCGCCGGAGAGCCGCTGCGCCTCGGCGATGCGCTCCTCGGGCGAGGTGTGTTCGGAGCGACCTCGTCGGCGGCTAGATTGGTCGTCATGCCCACGAGATCGAGCTCCGCGGCGCCGCGGATCCGGGCGCGCTGA
- a CDS encoding esterase/lipase family protein, producing MTGELAGLAISPVWLGRGIASGYGRPVLLVPGLGVPDASLELLASWVGLRGYRTHRARVGINVGCSEKICGRLETRLESIAFDAGERVAIIGHSRGGVLAKAVAAARPDLVSGIATLGSPTVISRPLVPRSGAIALAAMLHRGHLPNVLSWRCLSGTCGTRFARGLTGSFPARVGYVSIYSRSDQIAPWQHCRHPSARCVEVRSSHLGMAHNAAVYPEIGRALGSFAPRRRGPRLSQAVRQAQAVSRALAPI from the coding sequence GTGACCGGCGAGCTGGCGGGGCTGGCGATCAGTCCGGTGTGGCTCGGTCGAGGGATCGCGTCGGGATACGGCCGGCCGGTGCTGCTCGTGCCGGGGCTGGGCGTCCCGGATGCGTCGCTGGAGCTGCTGGCCAGCTGGGTGGGACTACGGGGGTATCGGACGCATCGGGCGCGGGTGGGCATCAACGTCGGCTGCTCGGAGAAGATCTGTGGCCGTCTGGAGACGCGGTTGGAATCGATCGCCTTTGACGCCGGTGAGCGGGTGGCGATCATCGGCCACAGTCGCGGCGGGGTGCTGGCCAAGGCCGTCGCCGCAGCCCGCCCCGATCTCGTGTCGGGGATCGCCACGCTGGGCTCTCCGACCGTCATCTCGCGGCCTCTCGTGCCGCGCTCGGGCGCCATCGCGCTGGCGGCGATGCTCCATCGCGGACACCTGCCCAATGTGCTGTCGTGGCGGTGCCTGAGCGGCACCTGCGGAACCCGATTCGCGCGTGGGCTGACCGGCAGCTTCCCGGCGAGGGTGGGGTATGTCTCGATCTACTCCCGCAGCGATCAGATCGCTCCGTGGCAGCACTGTCGACACCCGTCGGCCAGGTGCGTCGAGGTCCGCTCGAGCCATCTCGGCATGGCCCACAATGCCGCGGTCTATCCCGAGATCGGGCGCGCGCTCGGCAGCTTCGCCCCACGCCGGCGCGGGCCCAGGCTCTCGCAGGCCGTCAGACAAGCGCAGGCCGTGAGCCGAGCGCTCGCACCGATCTGA
- a CDS encoding 3-oxoacyl-[acyl-carrier-protein] synthase III C-terminal domain-containing protein produces MRPFVFNGHGRLVFPSNFIADLDFSVIETLDHLAAVIRRDFEAKAPTGSEILQRVESGGYASRYELLRDLALNLTWGNRYAMTMYEKRPTRWRDVPRRRDDVFLTLLTPWEDGERKVAAVGRVWEELDPTWDAAAEQRTFDVLFDIFRHKRHHATDIYAIKPTVAEIARDATNLTLCLPGHDPDRPVHSYEEILDCAEAVPELEALHRLALILDNQYPWDRSAARLATVAELDDDDFVVVLVPRNHEVMEFIRRARADVPARTRPAPPASVVRPSAPLSPVVVADHFRVMPQLESLAVVKGECVCTNEDVIRNAAYSWSPMSASEIQSKTGIESRRYTERELEHIGLQAAHDALQGAGRRPEEIGAVLFCSCTSRRLIPSVAAWISGQLGIAQTHGSYDLVSACAGFPYGILEAVRILQEVRRPVLVIFAEKFSDKIGSVRTSRMILADGAAAMVMSPAAEGVASDVEVAQVYASGPVSEVNSIIWPNPEFDNNITIYGPEVRSLVERYLHQMMAELGSLPGPDGGALLDAIDLVVPHQANKTMVIEIAAAAGLAQERLYFNIEQMGNVSAASIPLALFDAVRDGVVDRPMRVFTPAFGAGAVGGYTVMRFDPAIVAPESLQRVEPVTVEQENAAPSVEDVRAAFAG; encoded by the coding sequence ATGAGGCCTTTCGTGTTCAACGGTCACGGCCGTCTCGTGTTCCCGTCGAACTTCATCGCCGACCTCGATTTCTCGGTGATCGAGACGCTCGACCATCTCGCCGCCGTCATCCGCCGCGACTTCGAGGCCAAGGCGCCGACCGGCTCCGAGATCCTCCAGCGCGTCGAGTCCGGCGGCTACGCCTCCCGCTACGAGCTGCTGCGCGACCTGGCGCTGAACCTCACCTGGGGAAATCGCTACGCGATGACGATGTACGAGAAGCGCCCGACGCGCTGGCGCGACGTCCCGCGCCGTCGCGACGACGTGTTTCTCACGCTGCTGACGCCGTGGGAGGACGGCGAGCGCAAGGTCGCCGCCGTGGGCCGGGTCTGGGAGGAGCTGGATCCGACCTGGGACGCCGCGGCCGAGCAGCGGACCTTTGACGTCCTGTTCGACATCTTCCGCCACAAGCGCCACCACGCGACCGACATCTATGCGATCAAGCCGACGGTGGCCGAGATCGCCCGCGACGCCACCAACCTGACCCTGTGCCTGCCCGGCCACGATCCCGACCGCCCGGTCCACAGCTACGAGGAGATCCTGGACTGCGCCGAGGCAGTGCCCGAGCTCGAGGCACTGCATCGGCTCGCGCTGATCCTCGACAACCAGTACCCGTGGGACCGGTCGGCGGCCCGGCTGGCCACCGTGGCCGAACTCGACGACGACGACTTCGTGGTCGTGCTCGTGCCGCGCAACCACGAGGTCATGGAGTTCATCCGACGGGCCCGGGCCGACGTGCCCGCCCGCACCCGGCCGGCACCCCCGGCCTCGGTCGTGCGGCCCAGCGCCCCGCTCTCGCCGGTCGTCGTCGCCGACCACTTCCGGGTCATGCCGCAGCTCGAGTCGCTGGCCGTGGTCAAGGGCGAGTGCGTCTGCACCAACGAGGACGTCATCCGCAACGCGGCCTACAGCTGGTCGCCGATGTCGGCCTCCGAGATCCAGAGCAAGACGGGCATCGAGTCGCGCCGCTACACCGAGCGCGAGCTCGAGCACATCGGTCTGCAGGCGGCACACGATGCGCTGCAGGGGGCCGGCCGGCGCCCGGAGGAGATCGGCGCCGTGCTGTTCTGCTCGTGCACGAGCCGGCGGCTCATCCCGTCGGTCGCGGCCTGGATCTCGGGACAGCTGGGCATCGCGCAGACCCACGGCAGCTACGACCTCGTCTCAGCCTGCGCCGGCTTCCCCTACGGGATCCTCGAGGCGGTGCGGATCCTGCAGGAGGTCCGGCGCCCGGTGCTCGTCATCTTCGCCGAGAAGTTCTCCGACAAGATCGGCAGCGTGCGCACCTCCCGGATGATCCTGGCCGACGGTGCCGCGGCGATGGTCATGAGCCCCGCCGCCGAGGGGGTCGCCTCCGACGTCGAGGTCGCCCAGGTCTATGCCAGCGGACCGGTCAGCGAGGTCAACTCGATCATCTGGCCCAACCCCGAGTTCGACAACAACATCACGATCTACGGGCCCGAGGTCCGGTCACTTGTCGAGCGCTACCTGCACCAGATGATGGCCGAGCTCGGGTCCTTGCCCGGCCCCGACGGCGGCGCGCTGCTGGATGCCATCGACCTCGTCGTCCCGCACCAGGCCAACAAGACCATGGTGATCGAGATCGCCGCGGCGGCCGGGCTCGCTCAGGAGCGTCTGTATTTCAACATCGAGCAGATGGGCAACGTGTCAGCCGCCAGCATCCCGCTGGCCCTGTTCGACGCGGTGCGCGACGGGGTCGTCGACCGTCCGATGCGCGTGTTCACCCCGGCCTTCGGCGCCGGGGCCGTCGGCGGGTACACGGTCATGCGCTTCGACCCCGCCATCGTGGCGCCTGAGAGCCTGCAGCGTGTCGAGCCCGTGACCGTGGAACAGGAGAACGCGGCGCCGTCGGTCGAGGACGTCCGGGCGGCGTTCGCCGGCTGA
- a CDS encoding ATP-binding protein, producing the protein MPTSTGPRTEGLAVAVSEALTNVVMHAYTDCSAPGDIELHAYRVPDDGLNITVCDDGRGVRPRADSPGLGLACR; encoded by the coding sequence ATGCCAACGAGCACGGGGCCGCGGACCGAAGGCCTAGCGGTGGCGGTGTCAGAGGCGCTGACCAACGTCGTGATGCACGCCTACACCGACTGCTCCGCACCCGGGGACATCGAGCTGCACGCCTACCGCGTGCCCGATGACGGTCTTAACATCACCGTTTGCGACGACGGACGCGGCGTGCGGCCCCGCGCAGACAGTCCCGGGCTGGGCCTGGCCTGCCGCTAA
- a CDS encoding DUF2188 domain-containing protein, producing MDATRQSEGGWAVQHEVQDQPVFTHSTQAEAEQAARSRATRMAIWKSSIHRPTDGSATATRWIRARERRARHRPLKRVLPAARARI from the coding sequence GTGGACGCGACGAGGCAGAGCGAGGGCGGCTGGGCCGTCCAGCATGAGGTCCAGGACCAGCCGGTTTTCACGCATTCAACGCAGGCCGAAGCTGAGCAGGCGGCGAGGTCCCGCGCCACCAGAATGGCGATCTGGAAGTCGTCCATCCACCGGCCGACGGACGGATCCGCGACTGCGACACGATGGATCCGCGCACGAGAGCGACGCGCCAGACACCGTCCGCTGAAGAGGGTGCTGCCGGCCGCCCGGGCCAGGATATGA